One Malaclemys terrapin pileata isolate rMalTer1 chromosome 9, rMalTer1.hap1, whole genome shotgun sequence DNA window includes the following coding sequences:
- the LOC128843480 gene encoding disintegrin and metalloproteinase domain-containing protein 21-like gives MAAAGPLWAGFSMPLLLGSLLPSAGRGGTTGLPRYQVTVPRRLAPPAGREAEGQVSYQLQVGGRLLVAHLQQKGLFLAGHLPVFTYERGELVTSQPFIPSHCYYEGYVEGAPESLVVLSTCSGGLRGLLRLEGTSYGIEPIKASPTCQHLLYRLGEVGGTPASCGVTTEELQHQGTKIQDAGPTVAARHHGWTHATYIEFCVVVEKEQFILYRRNESLLTNQVLEVINMVDSFYRALGAHVILVGLEIWTENNLITLPDTIGNALTEFNRWRNDVLYRRLQHDAGQLFMAKIYRGRAGRAYVGGICLVTDAASIVTWRFASVPFFSVTVAHELGHNLGMYHDHDKCHCNRTVGCIMAAVHVTTDQFSDCSREVYFNLLRDGAGFCLYNIPAPSRIFRRKHCGNKVVEGEEECDCGSELECKKDLCCQSTCKLKPGMVCAFGKCCKKCQILAEGKLCRPAVDECDLPEYCNGTSKWCHDDVYVQDGTPCSDRGYCYRGSCHNHNKQCADIFGIGAQKAPLSCFSNLNTRGDRFGNCGGGETGANYKKCKISDVLCGRIQCKNVKKIPPLKEHSTVVQTPMGHIWCWGTDHHAGTDVIDTGAVKDGTICGNGKICLSRTCTSVLHLNLDCDAKKKCNSRGVCTNTKNCHCNYGWAPPDCKFRGYGGSIDSGPVPVSKPMVSMWSSSLGNVIWIIIGISFVPVIVAVLRKTVWMKAFRRLNVTQRKQTAAASAADRQSHYKNGSISSKK, from the coding sequence ATGGCGGCAGCAGGGCCGCTGTGGGCGGGCTTTTCCATGCCGCTGCTGCTGGGGTCCCTCCTGCCCAGCGCGGGCCGTGGTGGGACCACAGGGCTTCCCCGCTACCAGGTGACGGTGCCTCGGCGGCTGGCGCCTCCTGCGGGCcgggaggccgaagggcaggtgTCCTACCAGCTGCAGGTGGGTGGGAGGCTTCTGGTTGCTCACCTGCAGCAGAAGGGCCTGTTCCTGGCCGGCCACCTCCCTGTGTTTACCTACGAGCGGGGTGAGCTGGTGACCAGCCAGCCCTTCATCCCAAGCCACTGCTACTAtgagggctacgtggagggtgcCCCAGAGTCACtggtggtgctcagcacctgctcTGGGGGGCTGCGGGGACTGCTGCGCCTCGAGGGGACGAGCTACGGGATCGAGCCCATCAAGgcctcccccacctgccagcaCCTCCTCTATCGGCTGGGAGAAGTGGGGGGCACGCCTGCCTCATGTGGGGTGACCACTGAGGAGCTGCAACACCAAGGAACCAAGATCCAGGACGCGGGGCCCACTGTGGCAGCCAGACATCACGGATGGACACATGCCACATATATTGAGTTCTGTGTGGTGGTGGAGAAAGAGCAGTTCATCCTTTATAGAAGGAATGAAAGCCTCCTGACTAACCAGGTCCTCGAAGTGATCAATATGGTGGACTCCTTTTATCGTGCTCTGGGGGCTCATGTCATCCTGGTTGGACTAGAGATCTGGACAGAAAACAACCTCATCACATTACCCGATACTATAGGCAATGCTCTTACTGAATTTAACCGTTGGAGGAATGATGTGCTCTATCGTCGCCTGCAGCATGATGCTGGACAGCTATTTATGGCTAAAATATACAGAGGGCGTGCTGGGAGGGCATATGTAGGAGGCATCTGCCTTGTGACCGATGCAGCATCCATTGTCACGTGGCGTTTTGCTTCTGTGCCATTTTTTTCAGTCACTGTTGCACATGAGTTGGGTCATAATCTTGGCATGTATCATGACCATGATAAATGTCATTGTAACAGAACTGTTGGCTGCATCATGGCTGCTGTGCATGTAACTACCGATCAATTCAGTGACTGCAGTCGTGAAGTATATTTTAATCTCCTCCGTGATGGCGCTGGATTCTGCCTATATAACATCCCAGCGCCCAGCAGAATATTTAGGAGGAAGCACTGTGGTAACAAGGTtgtggaaggggaagaggaatgtGATTGTGGCTCAGAACTGGAATGCAAAAAAGACTTGTGTTGTCAGTCCACATGCAAACTGAAACCAGGTATGGTTTGTGCTTTTGGAAAGTGCTGTAAAAAGTGTCAAATTCTTGCTGAAGGAAAACTATGCAGACCAGCTGTTGATGAGTGTGACCTTCCTGAGTATTGCAATGGGACTTCAAAGTGGTGCCATGATGATGTGTATGTACAAGATGGAACTCCATGCAGTGACAGGGGCTACTGTTATCGGGGAAGCTGCCATAACCACAATAAACAATGTGCAGATATCTTTGGAATAGGGGCACAAAAAGCCCCTCTAAGTTGCTTCAGTAACCTGAACACGCGAGGTGACCGGTTTGGCaattgtggtggtggtgaaaCTGGAGCAAATTACAAAAAATGTAAAATCAGTGATGTCTTGTGTGGAAGGATTcagtgtaaaaatgtaaaaaaaatacctCCTTTGAAGGAACATAGTACTGTTGTACAAACGCCCATGGGTCATATCTGGTGTTGGGGTACAGACCATCATGCTGGGACTGATGTAATTGATACTGGGGCAGTGAAAGATGGCACGATTTGTGGTAATGGAAAAATTTGCCTTAGTAGGACATGTACAAGTGTGTTGCATTTGAATTTAGATTGTGACGCTAAGAAAAAATGCAACAGTAGGGGAGTATGCACCAATACTAAAAATTGCCACTGTAACTATGGGTGGGCCCCTCCAGACTGTAAATTCCGAGGATATGGAGGAAGCATTGACAGTGGACCTGTTCCAGTGTCTAAGCCTATGGTAAGTATGTGGAGCAGCAGTTTGGGTAATGTTATCTGGATAATAATTGGCATCAGTTTTGTTCCTGTCATTGTTGCAGTACTTAGAAAAACTGTATGGATGAAAGCGTTTAGAAGGCTAAATGTCACACAGAGAAAacaaactgctgctgcttctgctgctgatAGGCAGAGCCACTATAAGAATGGCAGCATTAGTTCAAAAAAGTAA